A genomic stretch from Bradyrhizobium sp. 195 includes:
- a CDS encoding GntR family transcriptional regulator: MRSLKLDTPKSLSQRVMQRLRQAIIDGEFALGAAISEEMVANSFGVSRTPVREAMGQLQAQGLVVIRPQVGSFVFTPSAEDITALCTFRIALEPRAAELAYRHDRDGAIASMSGAIAAMEPAVSAKDNIAYGRADAAFHEALFAHCGNRYLAESYQLVSGRVAALRTNLTSPIDVRTRTSFDEHRKLLDLFAGGEFAAFEELMTTHITNSGSVYARALKVG; this comes from the coding sequence ATGCGCTCGCTCAAGCTCGATACGCCGAAATCGCTGTCGCAACGGGTGATGCAGCGGCTGCGGCAGGCGATCATCGACGGCGAGTTCGCGCTCGGCGCCGCCATCTCCGAGGAGATGGTGGCGAATTCCTTCGGCGTCAGCCGCACGCCGGTGCGCGAGGCCATGGGCCAGTTGCAGGCGCAAGGCCTCGTGGTGATCCGCCCGCAGGTCGGCAGCTTCGTGTTCACGCCGAGCGCGGAAGACATCACCGCGCTCTGCACCTTCCGCATCGCGCTCGAGCCTAGGGCCGCCGAGCTCGCCTATCGCCACGATCGCGACGGTGCGATCGCCTCGATGAGTGGGGCGATCGCGGCGATGGAGCCGGCGGTCTCAGCGAAGGACAACATCGCCTATGGCCGCGCCGACGCCGCCTTTCACGAGGCGCTGTTCGCCCATTGCGGCAACCGCTACCTCGCCGAATCCTATCAGCTGGTTTCCGGCCGCGTCGCCGCACTCCGCACCAATCTGACCTCGCCGATCGACGTCCGGACACGCACGTCGTTCGACGAGCATCGCAAGCTGCTCGATTTGTTCGCAGGCGGCGAGTTCGCCGCCTTCGAGGAATTGATGACAACGCACATCACCAATTCGGGCTCGGTCTACGCAAGAGCGCTCAAGGTAGGGTGA
- a CDS encoding FAD-binding oxidoreductase: protein MDMVTPVGRPDQLLGALRDKLGEAAVLIGTDVPARNCNDWSASLPQTPLAVIRPVDAEGVADAILTCRQARLPFVPQGGLTGLCRGASPEAGWVAISLERMTGIEEIDPASATMTVKAGTPLETIQKAADEAGFFFPLDLGSRGSCAIGGNLSTNAGGNRVIRYGMTRELVLGLEVVLPDGTVMTSLNKLMKNNAGYDLKHLFIGSEGTLGIITRVVLKLFPKPRSTMAALCALKDYAAVIALLDAARSGLGPLLSAFEVMWPDYWDVITNRAGVKPPVGAGHGLYVLVEAQGTDESLDAPRFESWLEELMERGLLVDAAVAQSLAQTQAFWRVRDICAEFGQVLGPHISYDIGLAVKRMDEFVTRCKAALASGIKGCESVYYGHIGDGNLHLVSWVTGLSVEQQPKEEMDTIIYGLVRELGGSVSAEHGIGTLKKKWLGHARSEAEIALMRTLKAALDPDHLLNPGKVV from the coding sequence ATGGACATGGTGACCCCCGTCGGGCGACCCGACCAATTGCTCGGCGCACTGCGCGACAAGCTCGGCGAAGCCGCCGTGCTGATCGGCACCGACGTGCCCGCGCGCAATTGCAACGACTGGAGCGCGAGCCTGCCGCAGACGCCACTTGCGGTGATCCGCCCCGTGGATGCGGAAGGTGTCGCCGACGCGATTCTGACCTGCCGGCAGGCGCGGCTTCCGTTCGTGCCGCAGGGCGGACTGACCGGGCTGTGCCGCGGCGCATCGCCCGAAGCAGGCTGGGTCGCGATCTCGCTGGAGCGCATGACCGGCATCGAGGAGATCGACCCTGCCTCGGCGACGATGACGGTGAAAGCGGGCACGCCGCTGGAGACGATCCAGAAGGCCGCCGACGAGGCCGGCTTCTTCTTTCCGCTCGACCTCGGCTCGCGCGGCTCCTGTGCGATCGGCGGCAATCTTTCGACCAATGCCGGCGGCAACCGCGTGATCCGCTACGGCATGACGCGCGAACTGGTGCTCGGCCTGGAAGTGGTGTTGCCCGATGGCACCGTCATGACCAGCCTCAACAAGCTGATGAAGAACAATGCCGGCTACGATCTGAAGCATCTGTTCATCGGGTCCGAAGGCACGCTCGGCATCATCACCCGCGTGGTGCTGAAACTGTTCCCGAAGCCGCGCTCGACCATGGCCGCCCTGTGCGCGCTGAAGGACTATGCCGCAGTGATCGCGTTGCTCGACGCGGCGCGCAGCGGGCTCGGCCCGCTGCTGTCGGCATTCGAGGTGATGTGGCCGGACTATTGGGACGTGATCACGAATCGCGCCGGCGTGAAGCCGCCGGTCGGCGCGGGTCACGGCCTCTACGTGCTGGTCGAGGCGCAGGGCACCGACGAAAGCCTGGACGCGCCGCGGTTCGAGAGCTGGCTCGAAGAGCTGATGGAGCGCGGGCTGCTGGTGGATGCCGCCGTGGCGCAATCGCTGGCGCAGACGCAGGCGTTCTGGCGCGTGCGCGACATCTGCGCCGAATTCGGCCAGGTGCTGGGCCCGCACATCTCCTACGACATCGGCCTTGCCGTTAAGCGGATGGACGAGTTCGTCACGCGCTGCAAGGCGGCGCTCGCTTCCGGCATCAAGGGCTGTGAGAGCGTCTATTACGGCCATATCGGCGACGGCAATCTGCATCTGGTCTCCTGGGTCACCGGCCTTTCCGTCGAGCAGCAGCCGAAGGAAGAGATGGACACGATCATCTACGGTCTGGTCCGTGAGCTCGGCGGCAGCGTCTCCGCCGAACACGGCATCGGCACGCTGAAGAAGAAGTGGCTGGGGCATGCCCGAAGCGAGGCCGAGATCGCGCTGATGCGGACGCTGAAGGCGGCGCTCGATCCCGATCACCTGCTCAATCCCGGCAAAGTCGTCTGA
- a CDS encoding dihydrodipicolinate synthase family protein has translation MTEAIRGFWVASATPLAADGSVDSAKLAAHAKQLFGKGVDGVVLFGTTGEGTSFNVAERLATIEAVLKAGVAPERIGIGGGFSAITDSIALSRAVLGLGLRHVLVLPPYFDRGVSPEGIEDAFAAIIDGIADDRLRAYLYHIPQTSGVAIPTSVAANLRKRYGKQVAGLKDSSGDFKQFQAFRTASPELAITVGNEADITRAIAAGGAGTICGMANVVPELVKGMVEGKNVEARMQAAIDVVLKTPSFTATLKAILAAQTGDAAWLRVRPPLRASSDGAAFKRKLDELTAPAVA, from the coding sequence ATGACCGAGGCAATTCGCGGGTTCTGGGTGGCATCGGCGACGCCGCTGGCGGCCGACGGCAGCGTAGATTCGGCAAAGCTCGCGGCTCACGCCAAGCAGCTCTTCGGCAAGGGCGTTGACGGCGTCGTGCTGTTCGGCACCACCGGCGAGGGCACCTCCTTCAATGTCGCCGAGCGTCTCGCGACCATCGAAGCCGTGCTCAAGGCCGGCGTTGCCCCGGAACGCATTGGCATCGGCGGCGGCTTTTCCGCCATCACCGACAGCATCGCCCTCTCACGCGCCGTGCTCGGCCTTGGCCTGCGTCACGTGCTGGTGCTGCCGCCCTATTTCGACCGCGGCGTCTCGCCCGAAGGCATCGAGGATGCCTTTGCCGCGATCATCGACGGCATCGCCGACGACAGGCTGCGCGCTTATCTCTACCACATCCCGCAGACGTCGGGCGTTGCGATTCCGACCAGCGTCGCCGCGAACTTGCGCAAGCGCTATGGCAAGCAGGTTGCCGGCCTGAAAGACTCCAGCGGTGACTTCAAGCAGTTCCAGGCCTTCCGCACAGCTAGCCCCGAACTCGCCATCACCGTCGGCAACGAAGCCGATATCACCCGCGCGATCGCGGCTGGCGGTGCCGGCACCATCTGCGGCATGGCCAACGTCGTGCCCGAGCTGGTCAAGGGCATGGTCGAGGGCAAGAATGTCGAAGCGCGCATGCAGGCTGCGATCGACGTCGTGCTGAAGACGCCGTCATTCACCGCGACGCTGAAGGCCATCCTGGCGGCGCAGACCGGCGACGCCGCCTGGCTGCGCGTGCGTCCGCCGCTCCGCGCATCGTCGGACGGCGCCGCGTTCAAGCGGAAGCTCGATGAGTTGACGGCTCCTGCCGTCGCGTGA
- a CDS encoding TonB-dependent siderophore receptor — protein MRAHPDGQRVSGHRHRAGKRRAGLLIGAAVLLAECPSTTTTAQAQSALPPVTVEAPAQRPKPARASEQSPRRTQTAARQRNPAPAAPTLSERAAAEAAAQQAAKLGYRAMPSATTLRSGASPLDTSQAVNVVPEQVLKDQLPRNIDDALINVSGITQTNTLAGSQDAVIRRGFGDNRDGSIMRNGMPLVQGRSFNPAVESVEVLKGPASLLYGIMDPGGIVNTISKRPELYQHGSVTLLGSAFNASKTGADGLLDVTGPIGDQGLAYRFIGYGASEDYWRNFGRHREMLVAPSLAWYGQDTTVQLNYEHREFIYPFDRGTAFNPVTKAPLAVPATRRLDEPFNNTWGTSDLIQASVEHRFNQDWKLYAGYSYNTETFSANQLRITGINFTTGRETRSNDGTGSSLSNVSYGTSYISGSFWLGDMRNDVVFGGDGQYRTIYRDILIRQTTPAFNVYNPVYGLIGPGTTASSSDSAQTDKLGQWSLFAQDTLHLTERFALVGGVRYMDYDQIAGRGKPFVTNTNVSQDKVLPLGGAIFKLTDQISLCASYTQSLKPNSTIAPIGVVIDSNVAPEEGVSYETGVKFDLNKRISGTLALYDLDKKNVQTTKTNSAGIVELHTVGRARSRGVELDVTGRLTDSWALIGSYGYTDARVTASEDLTLLGKKLQNVALNTASLYLVYDFGTALPGQLRLGGGARYVGDRPGDSTNTFFLPSYVVADIFATYETRYQNTPVIYQFNVKNLFDTVYYPSAVNNLNVAIGDARRVSLSATVKF, from the coding sequence GTGCGTGCTCATCCGGATGGTCAACGCGTCAGCGGCCATCGTCATCGTGCCGGCAAGCGCCGTGCAGGTCTTCTCATTGGAGCAGCCGTGCTGCTCGCCGAATGCCCCTCCACCACGACGACCGCGCAGGCGCAATCGGCTCTGCCGCCGGTGACGGTCGAGGCGCCGGCACAGCGGCCGAAACCGGCGCGCGCCTCGGAGCAGTCTCCACGCCGCACGCAGACCGCGGCGCGCCAGCGCAATCCCGCACCCGCAGCGCCGACGCTCTCGGAGCGCGCGGCCGCGGAAGCCGCCGCGCAGCAGGCCGCAAAGCTCGGCTACCGCGCGATGCCGAGCGCGACGACGCTACGCAGCGGCGCTTCGCCGCTGGACACATCGCAGGCGGTCAACGTCGTGCCCGAGCAGGTGTTGAAGGACCAGCTCCCGCGCAACATCGACGATGCGCTCATCAACGTCTCCGGCATCACCCAGACCAACACGCTCGCGGGCAGCCAGGACGCCGTCATCCGCCGCGGCTTCGGCGACAATCGCGACGGCTCGATCATGCGCAACGGCATGCCGCTGGTGCAGGGCCGCAGCTTCAATCCCGCGGTCGAAAGCGTCGAGGTGCTGAAGGGGCCGGCTTCGCTGCTCTACGGCATCATGGACCCCGGCGGCATCGTCAACACCATCAGCAAGCGTCCGGAGCTCTACCAGCACGGCTCGGTCACGCTGCTCGGCTCGGCATTCAATGCTTCCAAGACCGGCGCCGATGGCCTGCTCGACGTCACCGGTCCGATCGGCGACCAGGGCCTTGCCTATCGCTTCATCGGCTATGGCGCCAGCGAGGACTATTGGCGCAATTTCGGCCGTCACCGCGAGATGCTGGTGGCGCCGTCGCTGGCCTGGTACGGCCAGGACACCACGGTGCAGCTCAACTACGAGCATCGCGAGTTCATCTACCCGTTCGATCGCGGCACGGCGTTCAATCCGGTGACCAAGGCGCCGCTGGCGGTACCCGCCACGCGCCGGTTGGATGAGCCTTTCAACAACACCTGGGGCACGTCCGACCTGATCCAGGCCTCGGTCGAGCACCGCTTCAATCAGGACTGGAAGCTCTACGCCGGCTACAGCTACAACACCGAAACCTTCAGCGCCAACCAGCTCCGCATCACCGGCATCAACTTCACGACCGGCAGGGAGACGCGCAGCAACGATGGCACGGGAAGCTCGCTCAGCAACGTCAGCTACGGGACCTCATACATTTCCGGCAGCTTCTGGCTCGGCGACATGCGCAATGACGTCGTGTTTGGCGGCGATGGTCAGTATCGCACGATCTATCGCGACATCCTGATCCGGCAGACGACGCCCGCCTTCAATGTCTACAATCCCGTCTATGGGCTGATCGGACCGGGCACCACGGCGTCGAGCTCCGACAGCGCCCAGACCGACAAACTCGGCCAATGGTCGCTGTTTGCCCAGGACACGCTGCATCTGACTGAACGCTTCGCGCTGGTCGGCGGCGTGCGCTATATGGACTACGATCAGATCGCCGGTCGCGGAAAACCCTTCGTCACCAACACCAACGTGTCGCAGGACAAGGTGCTTCCGCTCGGTGGTGCCATCTTCAAGCTCACGGATCAGATTTCGCTCTGTGCGAGCTACACGCAGTCGCTGAAGCCGAACTCGACGATTGCACCGATCGGCGTGGTCATCGATTCCAACGTCGCGCCCGAGGAAGGTGTGTCGTACGAGACCGGCGTGAAGTTCGATCTGAACAAGCGCATCTCCGGCACGCTGGCGCTCTACGATCTCGACAAGAAGAACGTGCAGACGACGAAGACGAACAGCGCGGGCATCGTGGAGCTCCATACCGTCGGCCGCGCCCGCTCGCGCGGCGTCGAGCTGGACGTCACCGGCAGGCTCACCGACAGCTGGGCCTTGATCGGCAGCTATGGCTATACGGATGCCCGCGTGACGGCGTCCGAGGATCTGACATTGCTCGGCAAGAAGCTGCAAAACGTTGCCTTGAACACCGCATCGCTCTATCTGGTCTACGACTTCGGTACCGCATTGCCCGGCCAGCTCCGTCTCGGCGGCGGCGCGCGTTATGTCGGCGATCGTCCCGGCGATTCCACCAACACCTTTTTCCTGCCGTCCTATGTCGTCGCCGATATCTTCGCGACCTATGAGACGAGATACCAGAACACGCCCGTGATCTATCAGTTCAACGTCAAGAACCTGTTCGACACCGTCTACTATCCCTCCGCCGTCAACAATCTCAACGTCGCCATCGGCGATGCGCGGCGCGTCTCGCTGTCGGCGACGGTGAAGTTCTAG
- a CDS encoding PepSY-associated TM helix domain-containing protein — protein MAARLGHTIKAVLFQVHSIAGLVLALLVSLIALTGAVMTFEDEIVDHLNAGIMQVTPRPASALMPDELVARLKAGQDLGKVAAVTLSSDPSAAVHVRFGRDEQGGRPASLYVDPYDARVLGSPRGETFFATVRRLHRWLLIPGDGKGWGRPITGTIALGLIIMLVSGLVLRWPRRAGSVKMWLKPNLGLGGRALHRSLHTVIGTWVLPVYLTMTLTGLYFSFEWYKDGVTWLLARPPVTAAKMTTKPPRPEGRAEPAPPIGFDRAWTTFRREEGDRFSRALLTLPAGPGTMIRIRSWGKASLLETTRDEFRIDAVSGQLVSAERYADKTLGETIIAAIYDIHRGAILGWPGKLAFMMAAILMPLFAVTGLLLYLSRRRLRQPAPPLARLVPGE, from the coding sequence ATGGCAGCGCGGCTGGGACATACGATCAAGGCGGTCCTGTTCCAGGTTCATTCCATCGCGGGCCTGGTCCTTGCGCTGCTGGTGTCCCTGATCGCGCTGACCGGCGCGGTCATGACTTTCGAGGACGAGATCGTCGATCACCTCAACGCCGGCATCATGCAGGTCACGCCGCGTCCGGCATCGGCGCTGATGCCGGATGAGCTGGTGGCGCGGCTGAAAGCAGGGCAGGACCTCGGCAAGGTCGCCGCCGTCACATTATCGAGCGATCCGTCGGCCGCGGTCCATGTCCGCTTCGGCCGCGACGAGCAGGGCGGAAGGCCGGCCTCGCTCTACGTCGATCCCTATGACGCGCGGGTGCTGGGCTCGCCCCGCGGCGAGACGTTCTTTGCGACCGTGCGCAGGCTGCATCGCTGGCTCCTCATCCCCGGCGACGGCAAGGGCTGGGGGCGTCCGATCACCGGCACGATCGCGCTCGGCCTCATCATCATGCTGGTGTCGGGACTCGTGCTGCGCTGGCCGCGTCGCGCGGGCAGCGTGAAAATGTGGCTGAAACCAAATCTCGGACTCGGCGGCCGCGCCCTGCACCGGTCGCTGCACACCGTGATCGGCACCTGGGTCCTTCCGGTCTATCTGACAATGACGCTCACCGGGCTGTATTTCTCCTTTGAATGGTACAAGGACGGCGTGACCTGGCTGTTGGCGCGTCCTCCGGTCACCGCAGCGAAGATGACGACAAAGCCGCCGCGCCCGGAAGGCCGCGCCGAGCCGGCGCCGCCAATCGGATTCGATCGGGCATGGACGACGTTCCGGCGCGAGGAAGGCGATCGGTTCTCAAGGGCCTTGCTGACGCTGCCGGCGGGGCCGGGCACGATGATACGCATCCGATCGTGGGGGAAAGCGTCGTTGCTCGAGACCACGCGCGACGAATTCCGCATCGACGCCGTCTCCGGCCAGCTGGTCTCCGCCGAGCGCTACGCCGACAAGACCCTTGGCGAAACGATCATCGCAGCCATCTACGACATCCATCGCGGCGCGATCCTTGGCTGGCCCGGCAAGCTCGCCTTCATGATGGCAGCGATCCTGATGCCGCTGTTCGCGGTTACCGGCCTCCTGCTCTATCTGTCGCGCCGCCGGCTGCGGCAACCGGCGCCGCCACTGGCGCGGCTCGTTCCGGGCGAGTGA